In Phragmites australis chromosome 24, lpPhrAust1.1, whole genome shotgun sequence, the following are encoded in one genomic region:
- the LOC133907946 gene encoding peroxidase 5-like — MATGNGAGLLAVVVAGLLLHAAGVADAQTLRVGYYNQTCRTAESIVADEVQKAAYADRSVLASLIRLHFHDCFVNGCDGSVLLEASDKQAEKNAQPNLSLRGFDVIDRIKARLEATCKATVSCADIVAFAARDSVKLSGGARYAIPSGRPDGTVSRLSMTSDLPPSNQRNVDVLAQHFYRKGLSLDDMVVLSGAHTVGVVHCGTFGYRLTSDQDKGMDATYRNSLRSQCRYNPNNRVSLDAGSQYAFDSSYFANVLANRTAIESDAALAAPRTADKVRQWKNNPDWFKSSFAAAMVKMGSIRSSYPGKVRVDCRKVRT; from the exons ATGGCAACGGGGAACGGAGCAGGGTTGCTGGCCGTCGTCGTTGCAGGCCTGCTCCTGCACGCTGCTGGCGTCGCCGATGCGCAGACTCTCCGGGTCGGGTACTACAACCAGACTTGCCGCACCGCCGAGTCCATCGTCGCCGACGAGGTCCAGAAGGCGGCGTACGCCGACAGGTCCGTCCTGGCCAGCCTCATCCGGCTGcacttccacgactgcttcgtcaaT GGCTGCGACGGGTCGGTGCTACTGGAGGCCAGCGACAAGCAGGCGGAGAAGAACGCGCAGCCGAACCTGAGCCTGCGAGGGTTCGACGTCATCGACAGGATCAAGGCAAGGTTGGAGGCCACGTGCAAGGCGACGGTCTCGTGCGCCGACATCGTGGCCTTCGCCGCCAGGGACAGCGTTAAGCTG AGCGGTGGTGCCCGGTACGCCATTCCCAGCGGGAGGCCGGACGGCACCGTGTCGCGGCTGAGCATGACCAGCGACCTCCCGCCTTCGAACCAGCGGAACGTGGACGTCCTCGCCCAGCACTTTTACCGAAAGGGGCTGTCGCTGGACGACATGGTCGTCCTCTCAG GCGCGCACACGGTGGGCGTCGTGCACTGCGGCACGTTCGGCTACCGGCTGACGAGCGACCAGGACAAGGGCATGGACGCGACCTACCGGAACAGCCTGCGGAGCCAGTGCCGGTACAACCCAAACAACCGCGTGTCCCTGGACGCCGGCAGCCAGTACGCGTTCGACTCGAGCTACTTCGCCAACGTGCTCGCCAACCGCACCGCGATCGAGTCCGACGCGGCGCTCGCCGCGCCGCGCACCGCCGACAAGGTGCGGCAGTGGAAGAACAACCCGGACTGGTTCAAGAGCAGCTTCGCGGCCGCCATGGTCAAGATGGGCAGCATCCGCAGCAGCTACCCTGGCAAGGTGCGCGTCGACTGCAGGAAGGTCAGGACGTGA
- the LOC133907807 gene encoding protein CURVATURE THYLAKOID 1B, chloroplastic-like yields MAPTTPATGAVASPVVTSQGKAAAGSVGLGLPALPPLPGLGLASHGQPRVASFCKRLARNVVSMAVGEPSAPLAANEELTEFVDALKQEWDRIEDKYAVTTLAVAATLGMWSAGGVVSAIDRLPVVPGLMEAVGIGYSGWFAYRNLLFKPDRDAFFAKVREVYEDIISG; encoded by the exons ATGGCCCCGACCACCCctgccacgggcgccgtcgccTCGCCGGTCGTGACGAGCCAAGGCAAGGCCGCCGCGGGCTCCGTCGGGCTTGGGCTCCCcgcgctgccgccgctgccaggCCTCGGCCTCGCGTCGCATGGCCAGCCCCGCGTCGCTTCCTTCT GCAAGCGGCTCGCGAGGAACGTGGTGTCCATGGCCGTGGGGGAGCCGTCGGCGCCTCTGGCCGCCAACGAGGAGCTCACCGAGTTCGTCGACGCCTTGAAACAGGAG TGGGACAGGATCGAGGACAAGTACGCGGTGACCACACTCGCGGTCGCGGCCACGCTAGGCATGTGGAGCGCCGGTGGAGTAGTATCG GCAATTGACAGGCTCCCCGTGGTTCCAGGTCTGATGGAGGCTGTTGGAATTGGTTACAGTGGG TGGTTTGCGTACCGGAACCTGCTGTTCAAGCCGGACAG GGACGCTTTCTTTGCAAAGGTCAGGGAGGTCTACGAGGATATAATCAGCGGCTAA
- the LOC133907903 gene encoding flavanone 3-dioxygenase 2-like isoform X1 — MAEQLLSTAVHDTVPRKYVRPESQRPRLAEVVTGAPIPVVDLACPDRAAVVAAIGAACRSHGFFQVTHAAAFRVHARTKLADRGLLLTRTTCMSRLMQVLNHGIDAGLTAAVMAVGREFFRLPAEEKAKLYSDDPARKMRLSTSFNVRKETVHNWRDYLRLHCHPLDQFVPEWPSNPPDFKETMSTYCKEVRELGFRLYGAIAESLGLEAGYIERTLGEQEQHMAVNFYPRCPAPELTYGLPAHTDPNALTILLMDQDVAGLQVLNGGKWVAVNPQPGALVINIGDQLQALSNGEYRSVWHRAVVNLDSERMSVASFLCPCNDVVLGPAQNLVTEETPAVYRNYTYDEYYKKFWSRNLDQEHCLELFRT, encoded by the exons ATGGCGGAGCAACTCCTCTCGACGGCCGTGCACGACACGGTGCCAAGGAAGTACGTCCGGCCGGAGTCGCAGCGGCCGCGCCTCGCGGAGGTCGTGACCGGCGCGCCGATCCCCGTCGTCGACCTCGCGTGCCCCGACCGCGCCGCGGTCGTGGCCGCCATCGGCGCCGCCTGTCGCTCGCACGGCTTCTTCCAGGTGACACACGCCGCGGCCTTCCGTGTGCATGCACGGACCAAATTAGCAGACCGGGGATTACTACTGACACGTACGACGTGCATGTCCCGTTTGATGCAGGTGCTGAACCACGGGATAGACGCCGGCCTAACGGCAGCGGTGATGGCCGTGGGGCGCGAGTTCTTCCGGCTGCCAGCGGAGGAGAAGGCGAAGCTCTACTCCGACGACCCGGCCAGGAAGATGCGGCTGTCCACGAGCTTCAACGTGCGCAAGGAGACGGTGCACAACTGGCGGGATTACCTCCGGCTGCACTGCCATCCCCTCGACCAATTCGTGCCGGAATGGCCGTCCAACCCGCCCGACTTCAA GGAGACCATGAGCACGTACTGCAAGGAGGTCCGGGAGCTGGGGTTCAGGCTGTACGGGGCGATCGCGGAGAGCCTGGGGCTGGAGGCGGGCTACATCGAGAGGACGctgggtgagcaggagcagcacaTGGCCGTCAACTTCTACCCGCGGTGCCCCGCGCCGGAGCTCACCTACGGGCTCCCGGCCCACACCGACCCCAACGCGCTCACCATCCTGCTCATGGACCAGGACGTCGCCGGCCTGCAGGTGCTCAACGGCGGCAAGTGGGTCGCCGTTAACCCGCAGCCCGGCGCGCTCGTCATCAACATCGGCGACCAGCTGCAG GCGCTGAGCAACGGGGAGTACAGGAGCGTGTGGCACCGCGCGGTGGTGAACTTGGACAGCGAGCGGATGTCCGTGGCGTCGTTCCTGTGCCCGTGCAACGACGTGGTGCTCGGCCCCGCGCAGAATCTCGTCACCGAGGAGACCCCCGCCGTGTACAGGAACTACACGTACGATGAGTACTACAAGAAATTCTGGAGCAGGAACCTTGACCAAGAGCACTGCCTCGAGCTCTTCAGAACCTAG
- the LOC133907903 gene encoding flavanone 3-dioxygenase 2-like isoform X2, translating into MAEQLLSTAVHDTVPRKYVRPESQRPRLAEVVTGAPIPVVDLACPDRAAVVAAIGAACRSHGFFQVLNHGIDAGLTAAVMAVGREFFRLPAEEKAKLYSDDPARKMRLSTSFNVRKETVHNWRDYLRLHCHPLDQFVPEWPSNPPDFKETMSTYCKEVRELGFRLYGAIAESLGLEAGYIERTLGEQEQHMAVNFYPRCPAPELTYGLPAHTDPNALTILLMDQDVAGLQVLNGGKWVAVNPQPGALVINIGDQLQALSNGEYRSVWHRAVVNLDSERMSVASFLCPCNDVVLGPAQNLVTEETPAVYRNYTYDEYYKKFWSRNLDQEHCLELFRT; encoded by the exons ATGGCGGAGCAACTCCTCTCGACGGCCGTGCACGACACGGTGCCAAGGAAGTACGTCCGGCCGGAGTCGCAGCGGCCGCGCCTCGCGGAGGTCGTGACCGGCGCGCCGATCCCCGTCGTCGACCTCGCGTGCCCCGACCGCGCCGCGGTCGTGGCCGCCATCGGCGCCGCCTGTCGCTCGCACGGCTTCTTCCAG GTGCTGAACCACGGGATAGACGCCGGCCTAACGGCAGCGGTGATGGCCGTGGGGCGCGAGTTCTTCCGGCTGCCAGCGGAGGAGAAGGCGAAGCTCTACTCCGACGACCCGGCCAGGAAGATGCGGCTGTCCACGAGCTTCAACGTGCGCAAGGAGACGGTGCACAACTGGCGGGATTACCTCCGGCTGCACTGCCATCCCCTCGACCAATTCGTGCCGGAATGGCCGTCCAACCCGCCCGACTTCAA GGAGACCATGAGCACGTACTGCAAGGAGGTCCGGGAGCTGGGGTTCAGGCTGTACGGGGCGATCGCGGAGAGCCTGGGGCTGGAGGCGGGCTACATCGAGAGGACGctgggtgagcaggagcagcacaTGGCCGTCAACTTCTACCCGCGGTGCCCCGCGCCGGAGCTCACCTACGGGCTCCCGGCCCACACCGACCCCAACGCGCTCACCATCCTGCTCATGGACCAGGACGTCGCCGGCCTGCAGGTGCTCAACGGCGGCAAGTGGGTCGCCGTTAACCCGCAGCCCGGCGCGCTCGTCATCAACATCGGCGACCAGCTGCAG GCGCTGAGCAACGGGGAGTACAGGAGCGTGTGGCACCGCGCGGTGGTGAACTTGGACAGCGAGCGGATGTCCGTGGCGTCGTTCCTGTGCCCGTGCAACGACGTGGTGCTCGGCCCCGCGCAGAATCTCGTCACCGAGGAGACCCCCGCCGTGTACAGGAACTACACGTACGATGAGTACTACAAGAAATTCTGGAGCAGGAACCTTGACCAAGAGCACTGCCTCGAGCTCTTCAGAACCTAG